The following are encoded together in the Osmerus eperlanus chromosome 18, fOsmEpe2.1, whole genome shotgun sequence genome:
- the thap1 gene encoding THAP domain-containing protein 1, whose translation MVQSCSAYGCKNRYHKDKNISFHKFPLARPDVCGKWIAAMRRNNFKPTKYSNICSQHFTKDCFKRECNNRVLKENAVPSLFCLSKLQIKSESLEDSFTPEMDFHLTLPLSDSEETQVLEPQGLQPEETDAAVPQLKNPDLPHSMSVTCDHNYTVEDSVQQKKRIEQLEEQLDKLRKKLKTSQQKCRRQERQLKRLKAVGEFQRAKRDLTLGEGYVILPKQLYDVLKGIDSIDGL comes from the exons ATGGTCCAGTCCTGCTCTGCATATGGGTGTAAAAATAGATATCACAAAGATAAAAACATTTCATTTCACAA GTTTCCTCTAGCTCGACCAGACGTCTGTGGAAAATGGATTGCAGCAATGAGAAGAAAcaacttcaaaccgacaaaataCAGCAATATCTGTTCTCAGCACTTCACCAAAGACTGCTTCAAACGAGAGTGCAACAACAGAGTTTTGAAAGAAAATGCAGTGCCTTCACTCTTTTGTTTAAGTAAATTACAAATCAAG TCAGAATCCCTGGAGGACTCATTCACACCTGAGATGgacttccatctgaccctccctctctcagactCGGAAGAGACCCAGGTTCTGGAGCCTCAGGGGCTGCAACCAGAGGAGACCGACGCTGCTGTGCCCCAGTTGAAGAACCCTGATCTGCCCCACAGCATGTCGGTCACCTGCGACCACAACTACACAGTGGAGGACTCTGTCCAGCAGAAGAAACGCATCGAGCAGCTGGAGGAACAGCTGGACAAATTGAGGAAGAAGCTTAAAACTTCTCAACAGAAGTGCCGTCGTCAAGAGCGTCAGTTGAAGAGACTCAAAGCTGTGGGAGAGTTCCAGAGAGCGAAGAGGGACTTGACACTGGGAGAGGGCTATGTGATCTTACCCAAGCAGCTGTATGACGTTCTAAAAGGAATTGACTCTATCGATGGCCTGTGA
- the LOC134038571 gene encoding MOB kinase activator 3B, producing the protein MSIALKQVFNKDKTFRPKRKFEPGTQRFELHKKAQASLSSGVDLRASVQLPHGEDLNDWVAVHVVDFFNRINLIYGTVCEFCTEESCPVMSGGPRYEYRWQDDRKFKKPTALPAPKYMNLLMDWIEVQINNEDIFPTSIGIPFPKNFIQICKKILCRLFRVFVHVYIHHFDRIIVMGAEAHVNTCYKHFYFFGTELNLIDRKELEPLKEMTLRMCH; encoded by the exons ATGTCCATCGCCCTGAAGCAGGTCTTCAACAAGGACAAGACCTTCCGGCCCAAGCGCAAGTTCGAGCCGGGGACGCAGCGCTTCGAGCTGCACAAGAAGGCCCAGGCGTCCCTGAGCTCCGGCGTGGACCTGCGCGCCTCCGTGCAGCTCCCCCACGGCGAGGACCTCAACGACTGGGTGGCCGTGCACGTGGTGGACTTCTTCAACCGCATCAACCTCATCTACGGGACCGTGTGCGAGTTCTGCACGGAGGAGAGCTGCCCCGTCATGTCTGGGGGCCCGAGGTATGAGTACCGCTGGCAGGACGACCGCAAGTTCAAGAAGCCCACGGCCCTCCCGGCCCCCAAGTATATGAACTTGCTGATGGACTGGATCGAGGTCCAGATTAATAACGAAGACATCTTCCCCACCAGCATAG gtatcCCCTTCCCCAAGAACTTCATCCAGATCTGTAAGAAGATCCTGTGTCGTCTCTTCAGGGTCTTCGTTCACGTCTACATCCATCACTTTGACCGCATCATCGTCATGGGAGCAGAGGCACATGTCAACACCTGTTACAAGCACTTTTACTTCTTTGGCACGGAACTCAACCTCATAGACCGAAAGGAGCTGGAGCCTTTG aaAGAGATGACTCTGAGGATGTGTCATTGA